Proteins found in one Asterias amurensis chromosome 13, ASM3211899v1 genomic segment:
- the LOC139945928 gene encoding uncharacterized protein has product MRKLLQPTQGSSYFPSNLSHGSTGPPVQQGSHITAFSFPATKDVLWDKTPTGNSTILHITKYRNIGLHVLEKSVQLAYRHALQSEDRPYRCFLIGSVTTDKDEEGVTITVDRFDPGRDIPGRAGRMPTARLPGDQVVPLIVSIAMEDAPTTHSVEDFSTVFKLIEHGCSSRDTLDLSNLLSFRIHCCCYDSTDAVTFNLHVGAVTMGSVLEATPVNPVPIIPTALARNLKGPLSLSEIQGVPKIGYITMDQTRKLLLLLGSDPKACTLPLIGIWVSGLSNLCSPLVWASCLRYMFNNSIHERVCTAEQGFLLVMFSPSRRQPVFYECHSLSSSHKPGFELVGCRENIHVYKHGEPTARSPVQLELTTARDGPNRAIFMEALKQYKPNSLDLKGTPHPTPSQPPLPRPHSVSMAGEEAQTMPRPSPKPLLDKSPTVKPSVPELSILFDSFLEDSLLDVPQPQDSMPNSKIHQQQQPQGFLTKQTFQPSVNMQPAQENLSEHGHNVGVDRHMMKSSHVDTPPGRPGPLRPVDTNVVQTSRKFGQGGHHHLNEKQVFAKQALGTGEIINRNATSISNRRSQQQPVAKTRGPERKSLSNVPTALSKPLTSRKSEILQKALPPSHNHQAASSTDKSVAPARRMSYPIPVSQRNRKSSTSNHQLPAPSARTRQAGVILHSEASGSSQAERPMIPNQHPSSGSSSRVSPGPAGQHAAQTGSSYSPLSPPNTPHESEHLSVVHATPEESKTRHTPVSNSSHTPSHPGPRISLIPRSQSTAASHQQKISTVNSQASTTVPFQQQSSSPWDDKPHGNMAYKTEVSGSNQCNKPSGLSQELSNTLIPQSQATRSSAQVTPSGFKQHGKEQPTEHHGVQGQQQEQNRGEMDQGGNEFMVQLKRQEQLIEKLQAQIQMLLTAQSAQTNHQLPAGLMSPPATPTSFNSASQEGATPIPNHTPATDAMSTPFNTVNQKVATPSPCPNKQNKAMPSTHSISTDTACDTPLLKTTCSMAVMTGKSLLWPDGTGSPVKTKNQSTGITPHTSPARDPPQPALPNRNQDSTFDTEMTLESNPDMTLPLQQTRDDTLSTVFDVSAVDLQSFAHDISRSNESSPARSPGWVSDNDRDSAHPANPQQQRQPQDDPDTTQGTYPMDSLHSPVLGESASTCAPPGRRNLSDSDSSFERSDVNDVRSRPEEANDETVDPPASLLYRDKNQFYQNLLGNIEQMLTDQSMGLHHQGHHNADEVAMTTKEEVRQLEFKPETLMDRSVMYRSMCMLNSDFFPRINYVSLMDVDLDSPNLSYEANAIAMKYLTEEELTQLSAGFKGQGATPLTKVNPLLRSALTGVSDPGLQMSSTGFSAVDLSMASRKYMEKYGLLESPEGQKPGQMRGTGGAAAVETRGAGGVRTERKESCARKQLLKTSKQVTKHSVESTAAGSRANGRDLVRDNEQVDRHIQSAGGRLKEVTPPKTRMGLAEKEPPQKPPRCFQSAQPQTTAAPTRQTNTQKGTRPGGTASPTGQHKTTGIKVTLGEKAAEVKTSERLNILDVQRLKQLPKLF; this is encoded by the exons ATGAGGAAATTGCTCCAACCTACTCAGGGGTCATCGTACTTCCCTTCCAACCTAAGTCATGGTTCAACTGGTCCACCAGTTCAACAGGGGTCTCACATAACAGCTTTCAGCTTTCCAGCAACAAAGGACGTTTTGTG GGACAAAACACCCACTGGAAACTCAACCATCTTACACATTACAAAATACAG GAATATTGGTCTTCATGTCTTGGAGAAGTCCGTCCAGCTTGCTTACCGCCACGCCTTGCAATCTGAAGACCGACCCTATAGGTGCTTTCTTATAGGCTCCGTTACAACGGATAAAG ATGAGGAGGGAGTGACCATCACCGTTGACCGTTTCGATCCTGGACGGGACATTCCGGGACGAGCTGGGAGAATGCCGACAGCGCGTCTCCCTGGTGATCAAGTAGTTCCTCTGATTGTATCCATCGCAATGGAAGACGCTCCTACCACGCACAGTGTGGAGGACTTCTCCACTGTATTCAAG cTGATCGAGCACGGCTGCAGCAGTCGAGACACCCTGGACTTAAGCAACCTCCTCTCCTTTCGTATACACTGCTGTTGCTATGACAGCACAGACGCCGTGACCTTTAACCTCCACGTGGGTGCAGTCACCATGGGTTCAGTGCTCGAGGCCACCCCTGTCAACCCAGTACCCATTATACCCACAGCTCTTGCCAGGAACTTAAAAGGACCCCTTAGTCTGAGTGAGATTCAAGGAGTTCCTAAGATTGG CTACATCACAATGGATCAAACTCGCAAGCTGTTACTGCTATTGGGGTCAGACCCAAAAGCCTGTACCCTTCCGCTGATCGGCAT TTGGGTGAGTGGCCTCAGTAATCTGTGCAGCCCTCTGGTATGGGCAAGCTGCCTCAGGTACATGTTCAACAACAGCATACATGAAAG agtGTGTACCGCAGAGCAAGGATTCCTCTTGGTCATGTTTTCTCCATCCCGTCGTCAGCCGGTTTTCTATGAATGCCATAGCCTGAGCAGTAGCCACAAACCAGGTTTTGAGTTAGTGGGCTGCAGGGAAAACATCCACGTATACAAG CACGGTGAGCCGACAGCCCGCTCCCCTGTACAGCTTGAGTTAACCACAGCAAGAGATGGTCCTAATAGGGCAATCTTCATGGAGGCTTTGAAGCAGTATAAACCCAACAG CCTCGATCTAAAAGGTACGCCTCACCCAACGCCAAGTCAGCCACCACTGCCACGCCCACATTCAGTTTCCATGGCAGGGGAAGAGGCACAGACGATGCCCCGCCCCAGCCCCAAGCCACTGCTCGACAAG agTCCAACTGTGAAGCCAAGTGTACCAGAGCTATCAATCCTGTTCGACAGCTTCCTTGAAGACTCACTCCTTGATGTACCTCAACCCCAAGACTCTATGCCCAACTCCAAGATCCACCAACAACAGCAACCTCAAGGCTTCTTGACAAAACAGACATTTCAACCCTCCGTTAACATGCAACCTGCTCAAGAAAATCTATCAGAGCATGGTCATAATGTGGGTGTGGACAGACACATGATGAAGTCAAGTCATGTTGACACACCGCCAGGACGACCAGGACCTCTCAGACCTGTTGATACCAACGTGGTTCAGACGAGTAGGAAGTTCGGACAAGGCGGTCATCACCACCTAAATGAGAAGCAAGTCTTTGCCAAACAGGCACTCGGAACTGGAGAGATCATCAACAGGAACGCTACTTCCATTTCAAACAGAAGAAGCCAACAGCAACCTGTCGCAAAGACAAGAGGCCCAGAGAGAAAGTCACTTTCTAATGTCCCGACTGCTCTGAGCAAACCACTAACATCTAGAAAGAGTGAAATCTTGCAGAAGGCATTGCCGCCAAGTCACAATCATCAGGCAGCTTCCTCAACAGATAAAAGTGTTGCTCCCGCTAGAAGGATGTCTTATCCCATACCAGTCTCACAGAGGAATAGGAAGAGCTCTACCAGCAACCATCAACTACCTGCTCCGAGTGCGCGGACTAGACAAGCTGGCGTTATCCTTCATTCTGAGGCCTCAGGGAGCTCACAAGCAGAGAGACCGATGATCCCAAACCAACACCCTTCCTCTGGATCTTCCTCGAGAGTGTCTCCTGGACCAGCCGGTCAACATGCTGCACAGACAGGGTCAAGCTATTCACCATTGTCGCCACCTAATACACCTCATGAATCTGAACATCTATCTGTTGTCCATGCTACTCCTGAAGAGTCTAAAACCCGACACACCCCAGTGTCTAATTCTTCTCATACCCCGTCCCATCCAGGGCCAAGGATTTCCTTGATTCCGAGATCGCAGTCGACAGCTGCTTCTCATCAACAGAAGATTTCTACTGTGAATTCTCAAGCAAGCACGACGGTTCCTTTTCAACAACAGTCTTCTAGTCCCTGGGATGACAAACCTCATGGAAACATGGCCTATAAAACAGAGGTCTCTGGATCAAACCAATGTAACAAACCAAGTGGCCTTTCTCAAGAACTGTCTAACACTCTCATTCCCCAAAGTCAAGCAACTAGATCCTCAGCTCAAGTCACCCCCTCTGGATTTAAACAGCATGGGAAAGAACAGCCAACTGAACACCATGGTGTGCAAGGCCAGCAACAAGAGCAGAACAGGGGGGAGATGGACCAGGGAGGTAACGAGTTCATGGTGCAACTGAAGCGACAGGAGCAACTAATTGAAAAGCTTCAAGCTCAG ATACAGATGTTACTTACAGCCCAGTCTGCTCAGACTAACCATCAACTTCCAGCTGGTCTCATGTCGCCTCCTGCCACACCCACTTCCTTCAATTCTGCCAGTCAGGAAGGAGCCACACCCATACCCAACCACACTCCAGCCACAGATGCAATGTCTACTCCCTTCAATACTGTCAATCAAAAAGTAGCCACACCCTCACCATGCcctaataaacaaaataaagccaTGCCCAGCACCCACTCAATCTCGACGGATACAGCATGCGATACACCCCTTCTGAAAACCACATGCAGCATGGCTGTCATGACCGGTAAGAGCCTGCTGTGGCCAGATGGAACCGGTTCCCCCGTCAAAACAAAGAATCAGTCAACAGGCATTACACCACACACAAGCCCAGCAAGAGATCCTCCACAGCCAGCACTTCCGAACAGAAACCAAGACTCGACCTTTGACACTGAAATGACCTTGGAGAGTAACCCAGACATGACCCTGCCTCTTCAGCAGACAAGGGATGATACACTAAGCACAGTGTTTGACGTTAGCGCCGTGGATCTTCAGAGTTTTGCTCACGACATTTCAAGAAGTAATGAGTCATCTCCAGCAAG aaGCCCAGGATGGGTGTCTGACAACGATCGAGACTCAGCCCACCCTGCCAATCCCCAGCAGCAGAGGCAACCCCAAGATGATCCAGACACGACTCAAGGCACATACCCCATGGACAGTCTCCACAGCCCGGTGCTTGGTGAGAGTGCCAGCACCTGCGCCCCACCAGGGAGGAGAAACCTCTCTGACTCGGACTCTAGTTTTGAGAGGAGTGACGTCAACGACGTCAGGAGTAGACCTGAGGAGGCTAATGACGAGACAGTCGACCCGCCTGCTAGTCTGCTGTACAGAGACAAGAATCAATTTTACCAAAATCTTTTG GGCAATATTGAACAGATGCTTACCGACCAGTCTATGGGTCTGCATCATCAAGGTCATCATAATGCAGATGAGGTTGCTATGACAACTAAGGAGGAGGTGAGACAGCTTGAGTTTAAACCTGAGACGTTAATGGACAGATCGGTCATGTACAG GTCAATGTGCATGCTCAATTCTGATTTCTTCCCTCGCATCAACTACGTCTCACTGATGGATGTGGACCTGGACTCTCCCAACCTGAGCTATGAGGCAAACGCCATCGCTATGAAGTACCTGACTGAAGAGGAGCTGACCCAGCTCTCCGCAGGGTTCAAAGGTCAAGGTGCAACTCCACTCACCAAGGTCAACCCTCTTTTGAGGAGCGCGCTTACAGGGGTTTCCGATCCTGGCCTGCAGATGAGCAGCACTGGCTTCTCCGCTGTGGATCTCTCTATGGCAAGCCGAAAGTACATGGAGAAGTATGGACTGCTGGAATCGCCAGAGGGGCAAAAGCCTGGGCAGATGAGAGGCACTGGTGGGGCGGCTGCTGTTGAGACCCGAGGGGCGGGCGGTGTAAGAACAGAACGGAAAGAGTCCTGTGCGAGGAAGCAACTCTTAAAGACCTCAAAGCAGGTTACAAAACATTCTGTGGAATCTACTGCAGCTGGCAGTCGTGCGAATGGTAGAGATTTGGTACGGGACAATGAGCAGGTTGATCGACACATCCAGTCTGCTGGAGGAAGACTTAAGGAAGTGACTCCACCCAAGACGAGGATGGGATTAGCAGAGAAGGAACCCCCACAAAAGCCACCAAGGTGCTTCCAAAGTGCACAACCACAAACTACTGCTGCACCCACTAGGCAAACCAACACCCAGAAGGGTACCAGACCGGGTGGGACGGCCTCACCCACTGGGCAACACAAGACGACTGGGATCAAGGTAACATTGGGCGAGAAAGCTGCTGAAGTTAAAACATCAGAAAGACTGAATATTCTAGACGTGCAAAGATTAAAGCAACTGCCTAAGCTGTTTTAA